Below is a window of Barnesiella propionica DNA.
ATTTGTGGCGATGTTGTAGATATCTATCCTGAAAAGATAAATAATTTTCCGGTAACATTGAGCTATGATAAAATCAATACGCTGGTAGGAAAGGTAATACCGGAAGATATAGTAAAAGATATCCTCCGCAGCCTTGAAATAGAGGTGTTGAAGGAGCAAGACGGAGTTCTTGAATTGAGCGTGCCTACTTATCGCGTGGATGTTCAACGGGATGTGGATGTGATAGAAGATATATTGCGTATATATGGTTATAATAATGTGGAATTTACCGATTCGGTTCATTCTAATCTTTCTTATAAAACATTTACCGACGAGAGCCACCAGTTACAAAATTTAGTTTCGGAACAACTTACAGGTTGCGGATTCTATGAAATCATGAATAATTCTCTGACATGCGGTGCTTATTATGATGAACTGGTCTCTTATCCCCGGAAAAATAGTGTTGCATTGTTGAACCCGTTGAGCAATGACCTGAACGTAATGCGTCAGACATTATTATTCGGAGGGTTGGAGAGTCTGGTTCATAACATTAACCGCCGTCGTCCCGATCTTCGTTTCTATGAAATAGGAAATTGTTATTATTATAATGCCGAAACGGATGACAGCAAAGATGCAACGGCTCGTTTCCGTGAGGAGAAACATCTGGGCCTGTGGCTTACCGGCAACCGTGTTTCTGGCAGTTGGGCTCATGCTGATGAAAAAAGCTCCGTATTTGAATTGAAAGCTTATGTGGAAAATATTTTTGCACGTCTCGGAATAGAAAAGAATAACCTGGTGGTTTCGCAAGTGTCCGACGATATATTCCCGGCGGCTTTGTGTATAACGAACCGGGGTGGTAAAAAAATAGGTATGCTGGGACTCGTCTCGAATAAAATACTTAAAAAATTCGATATTGAGGCAGAAGTCTCTTATGCGGAATTAAATTGGGACATATTGATGAAAATGTCTGTCAGAAATAAAGTGAATTATACCGAGCTGCCCAAGTTTCTGCCCGTAAAACGAGATCTCGCATTACTGGTTGATCATTCGGTGACATTTGCTGAAATTGAGAAAGTGGCATTTGACAGCGAACGTAAGTTATTGAAGGAGGTTTATCTGTTCGATGTATATGAAGGTAAAAACCTGGATGCCGGTAAAAAATCGTATGCTGTTTCCTTTATCTTGCAGGATGAAAATAAAACGCTTACTGATAAACAGATAGAGGCTATCATGAATAAGATCATTATGAACCTTGAGCAGAAGCTGAATGCCAGATTGAGATAAACAACAATTAATCATATTTGTAATATAAATAACATATGGGAAGAGCGTTTGAATATCGTAAAGCCAGAAAGATGAAGCGCTGGGGTAATATGGCGCGTACATTTACGAAGTTAGGTAAGGAAATTTCTATTGCTGTGAAAGCGAGCGGCCCGGATCCCGACAGTAATCCCCGTTTACGTGTGCTGATGCAAAATGCAAAGGCTGCCAACATGCCAAAGGAAAATGTTGAAAGAGCGATCAAAAAAGCTATTTCTAAGGATGCCGGGGATTATAAGGAAGTCGTATATGAAGGTTACGGACCTTATGGTATTGCTATAGTTGTAGAGACCGCTACCGATAATCCCACCCGTACGGTAGCTAATGTGCGCAGTTATTTTAATAAAGCAGGAGGGTCTTTGGGTACTTCGGGCAGTCTTACTTTTTTGTTCGATCATAAGTGTGTTTTCAAGATTAAACAAAAAGAGGGTGTTTCGCTGGAAGATCTGGAACTTGAATTGATCGATTATGGTGTGGACGAACTGGAGAATGACGGTGAGGAAGTCGTTCTTTACGGAGAGTTTGAATCGTATAATAATATACAGCATTATCTGGAAGAAAACGGTTTTGAGATAACCAGCGCCGAATTTGAACGTATTCCTAATGATATGAAACAATTGGATGCGGAACAACGTGCCTCGATCGAGAAACTGATTGAACGTTTCGAAGAGGACGAGGATGTCCAGAACGTATTCCATAATATGCAGGAAGAAAACGAGGACGAATAAGTCCTTATATAAATATCTATCAAAGGGAATATTTTTTGTATTCCCTTTTTTGTTTCTTTGTTTTATTATGTACGGGGGAAAACAGGATATGAAAATAGAATACAGACCACAGGGGACTTGTAGTTCGAAAATCGAAATCGAACTGGAGAATGATGTTATCGGAAAGGTTTCTTTTACGGGAGGATGTAGCGGAAACCTGCAGGGGTTAAGCCGATTAGTAGATGGGATGAAAGTGAACGAGGTTATAAAACGTTTAGAGGGAATACGTTGCGGTAATCGCCCTACTTCATGTCCCGACCAATTGTGCCAGGCTTTGAAAAGCCTTTGGGGTTAACAATCTCTTGATTTATGCATCCAGGGTATTCTCATTATTGTCGGTTGTTTCCCCATGCGCACGTAATTCGTACATTTCCTTATATTCGTTCCATTCCGGATCTTTTTCGGTATAGATAGTAATAGGAAGCAAATCGTAAGTTAATAAAGCATCATTGAACATTTTCCCAAATGCCGGAATATTTCTGGTATAAAATACCCACGTGCGTTCCCCTCCTCCGGTATAGATACCGGTAAGTATAGCCAGTTTGTTTTTTTCCATGGTATTTTTTACCGTTTCCTGCACACGTTCCATGAGTTCCGCTTCTTTTTCGGACGGCATACCATTGGCGTCTGCTTCATATTTCCATGATATTTCCACCCGTTCTTTGAATTTTCCCGATTCGGTAAACGTTCTTATCTGGTCTCTGCCGCAAACAATGATCATTTGGTCACCTTCCTCGGTCTCGGCAAGTGAAGTGAACCATTCGTCTCCTAGTTTCATGTATATATTTTAGTTTCTTTAGCGACAAAGATATATGAATTTTCCGATAATATTCTCTTGTCTGCTATGAATATGTTATATTTGATATCACTAATCTTTAATGAATGTTTATGTCGGTTTTGTTGTACATATTGTTGCTGGTTTGCATATCGGTCATATTTTGGTTAACGTATAAATTATTCCGGAATTCTTCAGATGTTGCTGTCTTAAAAGAACGCAATATCTTGCTGGAAACTCAATTGGCCGATAAAGAGGCACAATGGGATAAAACAGGTCGGGAACTGGAACGGATACGGGAGGAGTATAAGGATATGTTGCAAGAATCCGGAGAACTCAAAGCCTTGAATCATGGTTTGAAAGAAATGTTGACTCTGCAAAAGGAAGAAGTACGGAAAGCCAGGGAAGATATGAATAATGAATTCCGTGTCATAGCAACTGAAATTCTGGAAGATAAATCTAAAAAGTTCAGGGAATTGAATGATGAGAAACTCTCGGAGATACTGAATCCTTTAAAGGAACGTATAGATGGATTTAAAAAAGCGGTTGAAGATACATATAGCCAGGAGGCCCGTGAACGTTTTTCCTTATGTAGAAGTATTGATGAACTGGTAAAATTGAATAAGACGATAGGAGAAGAGGCAAATCAGTTAACACGGGCTTTGAAAGGGGACTCTAAAATACAGGGAGACTGGGGTGAGATGATCCTTGAGAATATTCTTGAAAAATCGGGTCTGGAAAAAAACAGGGAATATTTTTTACAGGAAACATTGAAAGACAGTGCCGGAAGAACCATTCAAAGTGAAGAAGGCCGCAGATTGAGACCGGATGTTATAATAAAATATCCCGGAGAGAGATGGATGGTAATTGACTCTAAAGTTTCTCTTACCGCTTATGTTAAGTATATAAATGCTTCGGACAAACTCGAACGGGATATTATGATCAAGGAACATGTTCTTTCTATGCGGAAACATATTGAAGAGTTAAGCCGTAAAAGTTATCAGGATTATTTGGGAAAGAATGATTATGTAATGATGTTCGTTCCTAATGAAGCGGCATATATGTCTGCGATGCAGTATGATGCGGAAATGTGGCAGTTTGCTTATGACCGGAGGGTCTTATTGTTGAGCCCGACTAACCTGATAGCTGCTTTAAAACTGATTGCAGACTTATGGTTGAGAGATAAACAGACCAGGAATGCTATATTTATTGCCGAGGAAAGCGGGAAACTATATGATAAATTCGTCGGGTTTGTCGAGGACATGGAACGTATAGGGCGTAATATAAATATGGCCCAGGACAGTTATGCGAAAGCTATGAAGAAATTATCTACAGGTACGGGAAATTTAATAAGTAAAGCTTCTCGACTGAAAGAAATAGGGGCTAAAACATCCAAGTCTTTATCGGTTGAAAGTGAAGAGCAGGAATGATAAAGAAGAATTTCGTACATGAAATTTGACGAAACTCTTCTTTATCGGATGAACAAAACATTATTTTTATTTTTTTCCCTCTTCGATGGAAACTTTACGGAATTCTTTCAATAATTCTGTCAATGCCAGACTCGCTTTGCGGGCACGAGCTCCGGCTGCTTTATTGTTTTTTACTAATTGTGCTTTGGCATTCTCATCGAAAATCATCCATTCATTGGTAATTTTAGTTAGTAAGTCTTCCATAATAATTAATTTAATGTAGTAAGTGTTTGATTTATATCCTTGTTTAAGTCACAAAGATATAGGACGCCTTTGTTTGGATTGTGTCAAATTTGCAAAAAAATATGCCAAATCAGAAAAAATGATTCCCAAAACGGAAAAAATGTGTTTGGCAATGTGATGAGCTTATTATTTAACCGGAGAAGAAGCTAACTGTTTTTCTTTCAGGTATAGCTGAAAAGAATTAATGCTATTTTGCCATACTATATAAGAGGCCGGTCCTATGGATGCAGCCGGATTTAAATAAGTGAGTGCCATCCATATTGCTAATACTGTATTTTTTTGTCCTAACCCTTGCGCTCCTGCTATCTTTTCGTCGTAATGTTTTCCTACCCGGCGCCCTATATAAAATTGGGCGATACATACAATAAATGATATGACGGCTATTGCTATTTCTTCGGGAATGCTGGAGACCGGCTGCCGCATAATAAATGTGACAGCTCTTCCGACAACAATAAAAAGAGAGAGAGACCATAGGTAAAATGAAATGTTCTGACGGGATTTGAGCTGATAGTGTAGCCGTGGGAAGAATTTATTTAATACTAAAGAGATAATGAAAGGCAGTATAAGTAATGGAAGTACCTCCTGACAGATGATAAGGAAAGAGTCTGTAAAAGCTATTTCGGCATGTTCGCCAATGAATGAGAATATAAACGGTGAAAGTATGGCAACGGACATATTGCTTATAAGGCTGTAGGTGACCAATGCCGATATGTTTCCTCCTAACATTCCTGCTATGACAGGTGCTGCGGTAGCCGTGGGACAAAAAACACATATGAAGGCACCTTCGGCAATGAGCGGGTCCCAGTTGTATAATGATCCGAAAACAATAAGGCTTCCTATTATCTGTATGGAGATTAGTGATAGCTGAAATCGTGTGATTTTTAATTCTTTAATGGATATCCTGCAATATGTAATCAGTAACATCACAAAAATGAGTATAGGGGCGAGAAAAGCGATAGCGTTTATAAATTCATGAAAGAGACATCCTGAAAGCATGGCGATAGGAAGCACCCATATCTTTAGTTTTTGCAGCATGATTGTAATAATTAATGCCATGCAAAGTAATGGCTAATAGATGAATAATCAAAAGATATCGTACAATATTTTTGGTTCTTTATCCAGGCTCAGATGTTAGCAATATATTCCTATACCCTGTTTCAGAATATTTTATTGGAGTTGGCGAAGTGTCTGTCGCCTTCGTTAATGATTATTGTGCCTGCATTGAAGAGAACTGGAATTTGTGCAAAATAAATTTAGAAAATGCCCGCTCAGACTTCTTTATTAATCTTTTTCCGTATTAAGTTGTTATGTATACATATTACTTATAATCATTAAAAAAGTAGGAGTCGCAGCCTTTAGACAGGTATGTGCCCAAGTTTATTTGTTTTGAGATATGGAGAGTTTAAGAAGGAAATTTTCACCTAGGGTTGAAGGCGGATTCCGGAATCCGGAATATGATAAGTTGCAAAGAATAATAGGTATAATAGTATTTATACTTATCGGTGTTGTTTTCTTTGTGTTATTGATAATGGCTTTTGGTAATAATAATTTTTAAATGAAAAATGGACTTATTGTTGTATATGGATATTGATAATTGTAAATAAGCACAGATATTTTTTATCTGTGCTTATTTACAATATAGGTTAGTTGCTTTGTAATTTATTGGTTTACCTCTTTTGCCAGATATATGATTGTTGGGAAATGGTCGCTATATCCGTTCAAATAAACTCCGCCGGCATGGGTACGCTTTGGATATCCCTTATATTTCCCTTCTGTTTGTTTCAGGAAATCTTTATTGAAAACTTCGGCTTTGAAGAATTTGAGAGTCGAACGGTCTTTACCCAATAGATTGGGGGTTATAATTATCTGGTCGAAAAGATTCCATTGACCATTATATGCTAATGTACCGATACCTTTACTGAATATAGGCCACATTGTATTATAAAGGCTATTGGTTTCTATTGCTTCTTCCTGGTTTTTTTTAGCACCGAGAATTACTTTACAACTGCGGTTAGTGGGATCGTCGTTCAAATCTCCCATGATTATAACTTTGGAATTCGGATTTAAAGCCAGTATGGAATCTGTTAAATGCTTGGAAAGAGCCGCCGCGGCTTCCCGTCGGGGACTGGATTGTTTTTCTCCTCCCAGGCGCGAAGGCCAGTGGTTCACGATTACATGTACGGGTTCGCCGGCTAAATGTCCGCTTACTACAAGCTGATCACGAGTAAGCATATTCGGGAATTCGGGTACGTATAGTCTGACACTGGTAGATGTATCTACCCGGAACTGGTTCTTGTCGTAAAGAAGCCCCACGTCAACACCCCGCCTGTCGGGTGAATCGTAATGTACGATCCCGTAATTCCGGTTGGCAAGTTCTCCTGTTTTGATCAGATCTTCAAGGACCGTGCGGTTCTCTATTTCAGAAACTCCTATAATGGCAGGACCTTGCGGGCAGTATTTGTCTGTCGCTAATTTGCTGATAGCGTAGGCGAGATTGTGTAGTTTATTATTATATTTCATAGTGCCCCATTTCATAGAACCGGCTGGGGTAAATTCTATGTCGTTTACTTCCGGTTGATGGATTGTGTCGAATAAATTCTCCAAGTTGTAAAATGCAACCGCATATACGGCTACTGGTTTACCTTGTGCATATACTGTCGTTATACCGATTAATAGCGACATAATAAGTAAAGATGCAACTTTTCTCATAGTTCTGAAAGTTTAGTATGGGTTAGATTGTTTATTTCTCATTTTTTTCTGGAAATAGGGATGCAAGATACTTCATATCTTACAAAAAAACGAAAAAAAATGGAAATAAAATCGTGCAGTAGGGTAATTTTCAATTTTTTGTTGTTATTTTGTTACATAACCGATTGTGTAAAATATTGTTATATAGATAAATAATTAAAAGTTGTTATTAAATATACGAGGCCTTAATTTATTCTTGACCATGAATGCTTCTATAAATTAATGATTCCGTGTAAAATATTCATAGAAATGTAGTTTGATAAATCAAAAAAAATATATTAATTTGCAAATTCCTTTTCACTTTTGTTAGTGAAACAGGAGTATTTAAAAAAGGGATTTATATTTTAATATCAACTTAACTAAACCTTTAATTTATGACTCGAAGATTTTGGCTGTTAATAATGCTCTTTGCTAGTATTTCCATGCTCGCTCAGACGGGAAATATCCGGGGCATTGTTATTGACTATGCTACCAATCGGCCCGTTGCTGATGTGAAAGTCTCAGTGAATACTAAGAAAGGTGCGGCTGTTACGAATGCTAACGGCGCATATGAACTAAAAAAAGTACCTGCGGGAGTGCGAGTAGTAGTGTTTACTGCTCCCGATTACAAACCGTTTTCTAAGGAAGTGAATGTTGTACAGGGGAATTCGGTTCTATTAAATGCTTCCTTGGAGAAGAAAGTGAATGTTATTGAACAGTCCAAGGAAGATAACGTGTTACTTTTCGATGAGTCGGTTATTGATGACGAGGGTTCCACTTCGGGGCAATCGGCTTCTTATTTGGCCGGAGCTTCTGATGATGTTTATTTGAACGCTGCCAGTTACTCATTCAGTCCTATGCGTTTCAATGTGCGCGGTTACGACCAGTCGGCTCAGGAAACCTATATCAACGGAGTTAATTTTAATGATCTCGAAAGAGGACGTTTCAATTATTCGAGTCTGGGAGGTTTGAACGATGCCATGAGGAATAAAGATGTTACCGAATCGCTGGTATTACCGGGTTATGGTTTTGGTTCGTTGGGAGGTATGACGAATATAGATACCCGTGCTTCGGCTTATGCGGCCGGAACAAAAGTAAGTGCAGCTTATACCAATCGTGCGTATACGTTGCGCGGGCAGGCTACTTATGCTACCGGACTTATGGATAACGGTTGGGCCTTTACCGCTTCTACTGTTTATCGCTGGGCAAACGAAGGTATTATAGACGGTACATTCTATAACTCCTGGGGATATTTCCTGAGCGCCGAGAAAAAAATAGACAATCATAGTTTCTCACTGACTACTTACGGAGCTCCGACCAAGCGTGCACAACAAGGGGCTGTGGTACAGGAAATATATGATTATCGCGGAATTTATTATAATCCTTATTGGGGATATCAGGATGGCAAAAAGAGAAATTCACGTATTGTACACAGCTATGATCCTACCGCTATATTTAACTGGGACTGGAAAATTGACGAAAAAAGTGATTTGAAGGCCGGTATAGCTTTCCATTATAGCAATTACAGCAATTCGGCTTTGAATTTTTATAATGCACCGGATCCCCGTCCTGATTATTACAGGAATTTACCCAGTTTCCAAAAAACTTCCCAGCTGAATGATGATGAACATATTAATTGGGATTTATTTGATGAGTTGAAAAAATCCTGGACAATGAATAATACGAATGTTACGCAATTGGACTGGAATTTTATGTATGGCACCAATTATCTGAACAATTTGGCAAATCCTGGTTCCAGTTCCAGATATATGCTGGAGAGACGCCATAATAACCTGATGGAAATTCCTTTGAACGTGACATACGATAACCAGTTGAACGAGTCGTTGAAGTTGATCGCCGGAGTTGAGGCTAAGTATTCTAAAGGGATGCATTATAAAACCGTAGATGATTTATTGGGGGGCGAGCAGTGGATAGACATAGACCAGTTTGCCGATCGTGATTTTACCGATAATCCGGTTATTATACAGAATGATGTGAGAAATCCGAATCGTGTGGTAAAAGACGGTGATAAGTTCGGTTATAATTATAACATATATGTAACGCGTGCATCTGCTTTTGCACAAAATGACTGGAAATGGTCTAAATTCGATTTGTCTTACGCCGTACGTTTGAGTTATACCCAATTCCAGCGTGAAGGTCTTATGGAGAATGGCCGCGCTACGGTTATCGGTGCGAAATCTTACGGCAGAGGAAAAAGTAATTATTTTGTCGATCCGAGTATTAAAGTGAATTTGGTGTGGAAAATAGACGGACGTAACCGGTTGTCATTGGACGGTTTGGCCGAAACACGCGCTCCGTTTGCCGGATATGCTTATGTTGCACCTCGTGTTAAAGATACCCAGATTAAGGGATTAACGAATGAAAAGATCTTCTCTTATGATTTGAATTACCAATTCAATACTTCTATTGTAAAAGGACGTGTCAGTGTATTCCAGACATTTACGCGTGATGGAATAGAAAGTACGGGATATTATAATGACGAGTTCCGTACGTTTGTAAACCATACTCTCAGTGATGTGAATAAACGTTATATGGGTGTTGAAGCCGGAGTCAGCGTAAAACTGAACAGCAGTTTCTCCGTATCGTTGGCCGGGACTTATGGCGATTACCGTTATACCAATAATGCCAAGGGAGTGATGAGTGCAGAAAACGGTGTGAATCTTTTTACCGGAGAATTACCTGTCGCCGATGAAAACGGAAATATAGAATCTACGGACCTCCGGGAAACGGTATATACGAAGAATCTGAAAGTAAGTAACGGACCACAATTGGCCGCTGCAATTACTATCGATTATTTCCATCCTAAGATGTGGTTTGCCGATGTAACGCTTTCTTATTTTGATAAGAATTATCTCGATTTTTCGCCTTCCCGTTTTACCCATATGAATATGTATGGAGGAAAATATAAAAATGAATTGGGAAAATATCAGCAATATGACGGATATACTCCTGAACAGAAAAAACTATTGGGAACCCAGGAAAAACTGAAAGGGGGCTTCTTGTTAGACGCTTCGTTGGGTAAACTTATTTATTTGAAAGGACGCAGCCAGCAATTGAATATAAATCTTAGTTTTAGCAATATCTTGAATAACAGGGATATGGTAACAGGCGGATATCAGCAGGCTCGTCTTAGCCGGAATAATAAGAGTGCAACAAAGGCAATTGAGACTGTGGACAAATTCCCGAACCGTTATTATTATGCGTGGGGATTCAATATGTTCCTGAATATAGGTTATAAATTCTAATCACGAACAAGTTAATATTTTAAGATTATGAAATTAGCTAAATATACCGTATGGGCTCTTGTGGGAATGGCTGTTCTTTTTACCAGTTGTGAAAAAACTTTTGATGCTGTTCCTCCTGAAATTGCTATTGTTCAGGAGACGGATCCTGAAGCTTGGCAAGAAACTATTTCTATACCTGATTTTAAGGACTCGTATGATAATGCTCAGGGTTTCTTTACCACTAATGTAGTCGAGGCTACTTATGAGCTGATTATTAAAGGACGTGTGATTTCTTCCGATGTTGCGGGAAATATTTATAAATATATAGTATTGGAAACTTTGACTCCTAATGAGGAAGGATATAAAGAGGCTATTAAAGTTTTGATAGATGCCGGTAGTCTTTCTGGTGTGTTTCCCGTGGGACAAGTAGTGGCTCTGAAATGTAATACATTATGTTTTGGCCGTTACGGCGATTCTCCTCAGTTGGGAGTAAAAACTTATAATATTTCTAATAAACGGGAAGAACCGGGACGAATTCCCTGGTCTTTGGCTCCGATACGTATGCAGAGGATAGGATTTCCGGATGCTTCAAAGGTTGTACCCCGGGAAATCACTATTCCGGAATTACTGGCTTCGGGACCTTCAATATATAACACTCTGGTACGAATTAAGGATGTCCATTTTACCGGAAAAGGTAGTGGCGGTGAAAATTTAAGTGCTAAAGACAAAATTTTTGCTCCGTCTACTTTTAATGGCACTTATAATGTGGGATATCCCCAGGCCCGTCAGATCGCCGATGCTGCTGGAAACGTGACCTATATCGCTACAAGTGAATATGCCCGTTTTGCAGAAGTCAAGTTGCCTGATCCTAACAAGACAGGTGATATCGTGGCGATAGTAGGCTGGTATCGAAATAAGGATAGTGAACCCGGAGATTGGCAGCTTACTATACGTTCGCTGAACGATTTGTCCAATAGTTTCGGACTTTCAAAATAACATTACTAACACAGATATAAATAGTAAATTATGAAAAAAATGAGAAAATTAGTTTGGATGCTTATGGCGGTCGCCGCTTTTGGCTTTACCGCTTGTAATAATGCGGATGACGAGCCTGATGGCAACGGTAATGGTAATGGTGGAGGCGGCGGTACCGAAATTCCTGAAGGAAACGGTACAGAAGCTTCTCCGTACAATGTAACACAAGCATTGGCTAAAAATAATAATGAAGAAGTTGCCTGGGTAAAAGGTTATATTGTAGGACAAGTTGCCGGTTCTAAACTGGCTGAAGATTCCGAGTTCAGTGCTCCTTTTCATGGTGCAACCTATGATGACGGTACTGTTGCCCGGGAAGGTACTAACCTGTTGATTGCAAATGTGGCCAGTGAAGATAATGTAGCGGCCTGTGTGGTTGTTCAGTTGCCGGCAGGAGTTATCCGTCAAACTTTGGAATTGGTGAATCATCCTGATAATGACGGTAAAGTTGTTGAATTGAAAGGTAAGCTGATGAAATATTTCGGTGCTTACGGTTTGAAAGAAGTCACAGCAGCTAAACTGGATGGAAAAGCTATTGAAGAAGGAAATCCCGGGCCTGGCGGAGACGCTAAAGGTAAAGGAACTAAAACAGATCCTTATAATATCGCAGGTGCTGTCGCTCAGAATAATAGCGGAGCTAAAGCATGGGTGAAAGCATTTATCGTAGGTCAGGTTGAAAATGGCGCAATGTCTATGGATGCCACGACCTGCCAGTTCGGAGATGCTATTGTACATTCTGAAACTGCCAATACTAACATATTGATCGCTGCTTCGGCTACCGAAACCGATTATACGAAATGTATGCCGGTTCAATTATTGGCAGGCGAAGTGCGTAATGCTTTGAGTGTTGCTAATAATGCTGCTAATGTCGGGAAAGAAGTTATGATTTATGGTTATTTATTGAAATATTTTGGTACAGCAGGTATTAAAAAAGAAGATGCCAATAAGCAAAATATCTTGATGGGTGCTATTCTTGACGGTAGAGAGATTGGTGATGTAAACGATAATCCGGATGATCCTACACCGGGTGGAGATGCTATTTTCAGCGAAACTTTTGCTACCAGCTTGGGTGATTTCACGGTGCAAAATGTATCTGGTGTGCAAGAATGGGGTTGGGATTCCTATAAATATGCGATGATGAGCGGTTATGCCGACGGACAAAGTGTTGCTAATGAAGACTGGTTGATTTCTCCGGCTATTGATCTCACCGGAAAATCGAATGTGACCATTACTTTCGAACATACAGCTAATCCGTTGGCTGGTATGGCTGAAAACCAAACTCTTTGGTTCTCTTCTGACTATACCTCGGGTGCACCTGCTTCCGCTACATGGAAACAAGTTACTATCGCCAATTATCCGGCAGTAAAATGGGAGTGGACAAACTCAGGAAATCTGGCAGTTCCAGCTGAATTTATGACGGCCAATGTTCATTTTGCATTCAAATATGTTTCTACCAACACTACATCGGTTAAGTGGGAAATAAGAAATGTAGAAGTGAAATAAGTATTTTTGGAATAAAATTCTTTAAAAGAGGAGCATCGATACGATGTTCCTCTTTTGTTTTACCGATTTTGTGTTGATGGCTTATATATTTCGTTAAATATGAGTTTATTCATTTAATTTTTTCAGGTTAAGTTATTATCTTTGCTATATTCAAACATAATTAATGATGATAAAGAAAAGAGCCTTAATTTTTTTAGCGGTAATTTTATGCTGTGCGACATCCCTTTATGCTGAAATGCCTCGTGATTATTATCCCGATGAATTAGAGGGCTTGAATACCTCTGACTTAAAAACCGCTTTGCATAAATTAATAAAAGTGCATAAGCGTATTCCTTATGGTGCGAACGGTACGTGGGTAGTGTTTAGGAAAAGTGATATCCGTCCGGACGGCTCTATCTGGGATATGTATTCCAATGTAAAACGTTATTTCCCGGCTAATGGCTCGCACAAAGATATGAATATAGAGCATAGTGTACCCAAAAGCTGGTGGGGCGATTCTTATCCTTATTCGGTAGATGCTTCGTTCGATTTGCATCATCTGGTTCCTTCCGATGCGGATGCTAATCAGGCAAAAAGTAATTACATACTTGGAGAATGTAGAAGTGTGAATTATAATAACGGCGTAACCAAAGTTGGTTCGACTTATATCAACAATGTTAGTACCAACGCTTTT
It encodes the following:
- the pheT gene encoding phenylalanine--tRNA ligase subunit beta: MNISYNWLKDYLDFDLTPEEVSAALTSIGLETGGIEEVQAIKGGLEGLVIGKVLTCVDHPNSDHLHITTVDLGDGTPTQIVCGAPNVAAGQHVVVATVGAVLYDGEDSFTIKKSKIRGEESFGMICAEDEIGIGTSHDGIIVLPDTAVPGTPAKDYYNVKSDYILEVDITPNRIDAASHYGVARDLAAYLIRHKKNGNLRRPSVDAFKVDVPTGGIEVEVLNTEACPRYAGVTVRNVKVQESPEWLQQRLLSIGLRPINNIVDITNYLLHSMAQPLHCFDLKHIKGGKVFVKTLPEGSKFVTLDETERTLSDKDLMICNAEEGMCIAGVFGGLKSGVTDATTDVFLEAAYFNPMWVRKTARRHGLNTDSSFRFERGVDPNNTLYVLKLAALMVKELAGGQICGDVVDIYPEKINNFPVTLSYDKINTLVGKVIPEDIVKDILRSLEIEVLKEQDGVLELSVPTYRVDVQRDVDVIEDILRIYGYNNVEFTDSVHSNLSYKTFTDESHQLQNLVSEQLTGCGFYEIMNNSLTCGAYYDELVSYPRKNSVALLNPLSNDLNVMRQTLLFGGLESLVHNINRRRPDLRFYEIGNCYYYNAETDDSKDATARFREEKHLGLWLTGNRVSGSWAHADEKSSVFELKAYVENIFARLGIEKNNLVVSQVSDDIFPAALCITNRGGKKIGMLGLVSNKILKKFDIEAEVSYAELNWDILMKMSVRNKVNYTELPKFLPVKRDLALLVDHSVTFAEIEKVAFDSERKLLKEVYLFDVYEGKNLDAGKKSYAVSFILQDENKTLTDKQIEAIMNKIIMNLEQKLNARLR
- a CDS encoding YebC/PmpR family DNA-binding transcriptional regulator; translated protein: MGRAFEYRKARKMKRWGNMARTFTKLGKEISIAVKASGPDPDSNPRLRVLMQNAKAANMPKENVERAIKKAISKDAGDYKEVVYEGYGPYGIAIVVETATDNPTRTVANVRSYFNKAGGSLGTSGSLTFLFDHKCVFKIKQKEGVSLEDLELELIDYGVDELENDGEEVVLYGEFESYNNIQHYLEENGFEITSAEFERIPNDMKQLDAEQRASIEKLIERFEEDEDVQNVFHNMQEENEDE
- a CDS encoding TIGR03905 family TSCPD domain-containing protein; translated protein: MKIEYRPQGTCSSKIEIELENDVIGKVSFTGGCSGNLQGLSRLVDGMKVNEVIKRLEGIRCGNRPTSCPDQLCQALKSLWG
- a CDS encoding DUF695 domain-containing protein, whose product is MKLGDEWFTSLAETEEGDQMIIVCGRDQIRTFTESGKFKERVEISWKYEADANGMPSEKEAELMERVQETVKNTMEKNKLAILTGIYTGGGERTWVFYTRNIPAFGKMFNDALLTYDLLPITIYTEKDPEWNEYKEMYELRAHGETTDNNENTLDA
- a CDS encoding DNA recombination protein RmuC gives rise to the protein MSVLLYILLLVCISVIFWLTYKLFRNSSDVAVLKERNILLETQLADKEAQWDKTGRELERIREEYKDMLQESGELKALNHGLKEMLTLQKEEVRKAREDMNNEFRVIATEILEDKSKKFRELNDEKLSEILNPLKERIDGFKKAVEDTYSQEARERFSLCRSIDELVKLNKTIGEEANQLTRALKGDSKIQGDWGEMILENILEKSGLEKNREYFLQETLKDSAGRTIQSEEGRRLRPDVIIKYPGERWMVIDSKVSLTAYVKYINASDKLERDIMIKEHVLSMRKHIEELSRKSYQDYLGKNDYVMMFVPNEAAYMSAMQYDAEMWQFAYDRRVLLLSPTNLIAALKLIADLWLRDKQTRNAIFIAEESGKLYDKFVGFVEDMERIGRNINMAQDSYAKAMKKLSTGTGNLISKASRLKEIGAKTSKSLSVESEEQE
- a CDS encoding histone H1 translates to MEDLLTKITNEWMIFDENAKAQLVKNNKAAGARARKASLALTELLKEFRKVSIEEGKK